From the genome of Blautia pseudococcoides, one region includes:
- a CDS encoding response regulator transcription factor — MKKIAVIEDDELLNQALVITLKKEGYQVTTGKSCRDGIALLQDNPDLMLVDINLPDGNGISICREAEHFGKTPVLFLTARDEERDMLEAFDAGCDDYVVKPFQMPVLKKRIEAILRRSGGEEDLFLFRGLRVDWKKKQVFCQEQQVSLTAKEYSLLELLVRNRGQVLTKETILERIWDIDGQFVVENTVSVTVNRLRKKIEPDKSSPIYIKNVFGLGYTFGD; from the coding sequence ATGAAAAAAATAGCAGTGATCGAAGATGACGAACTCTTAAACCAGGCCCTTGTCATCACTCTGAAGAAAGAAGGCTATCAGGTAACAACCGGGAAATCCTGCAGGGATGGCATTGCCCTGCTTCAGGATAATCCTGACCTGATGCTGGTTGACATAAATCTTCCGGATGGAAATGGTATCTCCATCTGCCGGGAGGCAGAACATTTCGGGAAAACTCCGGTACTTTTTCTGACTGCCAGAGACGAGGAGCGGGATATGCTGGAGGCTTTTGATGCCGGGTGTGACGATTATGTGGTCAAGCCGTTTCAGATGCCTGTTCTGAAAAAACGGATTGAAGCCATTTTGCGCAGGAGCGGCGGGGAGGAGGATCTTTTTCTTTTCCGGGGACTTAGGGTTGACTGGAAGAAGAAACAGGTATTCTGCCAGGAGCAGCAGGTGAGTCTGACCGCAAAGGAATACAGCCTTCTGGAACTTTTGGTCAGAAACAGGGGGCAGGTTCTGACAAAAGAAACTATACTGGAAAGAATATGGGACATTGACGGGCAGTTTGTGGTGGAGAATACGGTAAGCGTCACAGTAAACCGTCTGAGAAAGAAAATTGAACCGGACAAGTCCAGCCCCATATATATTAAAAATGTATTTGGCCTTGGGTACACCTTTGGAGATTAG
- a CDS encoding FtsX-like permease family protein has protein sequence MELRNNNREVIRELAQANYRKNRGRNRILTFAAALAVFMVFGAFSIARGKMDADYLLYARNGGSVASLSLENGSEKQYEKIKTLDYVKNTGVENDFAVWQKEGASVMGCTVLDNTAFEKLQKPAYTDVTGHYPREKNEVMLPLRGLEQLGIENPAAGMTLNAELLQNGSRESMEDSFVLSGYYKDYVNPLLNAPIAYFSEAYLESLGIPKFPASYILMEQDGILADGEFMEEKLYEDVQTESVSQQFIGMNSLTFTVVEDFAGSYLVAFLCSVMILGGAFLLIYNVLSITFGNDIRQYGLLKTIGTTNSQIRKIVFRQTGKVILAGCLMGAAAGSLVMKFVLPGTLGELYLHGMGSARGMTGFYPGFLAVSVVFVSMTTLLAAGIAVRKVMRLSPIESVRYEETTSVAAGHTGGRLRPALHRQNSARRDGGRRNHCGDGTSFAGMAWRNIVRSRRRFTVTLLSLSIGCVSALGAVVISRGTDITNSIEERPDFDISTFANIVYDAGSSEYDWNDDTPVITEEIRDKILAVDGVTAENTSYTKGCFAMLDMPSATKGIENSGDEALLPRLKSVYGSMDANFFTTVQIVDDAFVKELREYADAYGIKADVESLENGTGAMLLHTHELSKELQEDADKTIGKPLHFYSLSLFEEMVDDKYLKGELTCAGYLDIFKKHFPKLRMTTHGSGINYFIMTEKAFKSLEFKEKIFGIQIEVDRQKEPLVKQELTQIIQQENRTRSEAHYIYMNSKSDALRDASSYIRASRIIMGALSVLLVVMGITNYFNTLYTSLSARQKELAVMESVGMTGKQLGRLVVLEGAFYGLSVIGILLTFGSAVLWILGKAIKQNLLYFKFYYPWAWMGGIAVCLFLICVLTAACIYRRMTEKSITERLRRYAD, from the coding sequence ATGGAACTGAGGAACAACAACAGAGAGGTTATCCGGGAACTTGCGCAGGCCAATTACAGGAAGAACAGGGGGAGGAACCGTATCCTGACATTTGCTGCCGCCCTGGCTGTGTTCATGGTATTCGGCGCATTCAGTATTGCCAGGGGCAAAATGGACGCGGACTATCTGTTATACGCCAGAAACGGGGGAAGTGTTGCCAGCCTTTCACTGGAGAATGGTTCGGAAAAACAGTATGAAAAAATAAAAACACTGGATTACGTGAAAAATACAGGGGTGGAAAATGATTTTGCTGTCTGGCAAAAAGAGGGGGCCTCTGTGATGGGCTGTACGGTTCTTGACAACACAGCCTTTGAAAAGCTGCAGAAGCCGGCTTATACAGATGTTACAGGACATTATCCCAGAGAAAAAAATGAGGTAATGCTGCCGCTTAGAGGGCTTGAACAGCTTGGAATAGAAAATCCTGCTGCAGGTATGACTTTGAATGCAGAGCTTCTTCAAAACGGCAGCAGGGAGAGCATGGAGGACAGCTTTGTCTTATCCGGTTACTATAAGGATTATGTAAACCCATTGCTGAATGCCCCTATTGCCTATTTTTCCGAGGCATACCTTGAAAGCCTGGGGATTCCCAAATTTCCTGCCAGCTATATCCTCATGGAACAGGACGGGATTCTTGCAGACGGAGAATTTATGGAGGAAAAGCTCTATGAGGATGTGCAGACAGAATCTGTCTCCCAGCAGTTCATTGGAATGAACTCCCTGACCTTTACGGTTGTGGAGGATTTTGCGGGCAGCTATCTGGTTGCGTTTCTCTGCAGTGTCATGATCCTGGGCGGTGCGTTTCTTTTGATCTATAATGTGCTGTCCATCACATTTGGCAATGACATACGGCAGTACGGACTGCTGAAGACCATCGGCACCACTAACAGCCAGATCCGGAAGATCGTATTCAGACAGACCGGAAAAGTGATTCTAGCCGGATGCCTTATGGGGGCAGCGGCCGGCTCTCTGGTAATGAAGTTTGTCCTTCCCGGGACGCTTGGGGAATTATATCTGCATGGGATGGGAAGTGCCAGGGGCATGACTGGTTTTTATCCCGGGTTTTTGGCAGTCAGCGTTGTGTTTGTGAGTATGACGACTCTGCTGGCAGCCGGGATTGCTGTCCGCAAAGTGATGAGGCTCAGTCCTATAGAGTCTGTCCGCTATGAGGAGACCACATCTGTGGCAGCCGGCCATACCGGGGGCCGCCTGAGGCCTGCCCTGCACCGGCAGAACAGCGCCCGGCGGGACGGCGGAAGAAGAAATCACTGCGGGGATGGCACGTCTTTTGCGGGGATGGCCTGGAGGAATATTGTCCGTTCCAGAAGACGGTTTACAGTTACCCTGCTTTCCCTGAGTATCGGATGCGTTTCCGCTCTGGGAGCAGTGGTCATCAGCAGGGGGACAGACATTACAAACAGCATTGAGGAGCGTCCGGATTTCGATATCAGTACCTTTGCAAATATTGTGTACGATGCCGGTTCTTCTGAATATGATTGGAATGATGATACACCGGTCATTACAGAAGAGATAAGAGACAAAATACTGGCAGTGGATGGGGTTACTGCTGAAAATACAAGTTATACAAAAGGCTGCTTTGCCATGCTTGATATGCCTTCTGCTACTAAGGGGATAGAGAACAGCGGGGACGAAGCCCTTCTGCCCCGTTTGAAGTCTGTATATGGTTCCATGGACGCTAATTTTTTTACTACTGTGCAGATTGTAGATGATGCCTTTGTAAAAGAACTGAGGGAGTATGCGGATGCCTATGGCATAAAAGCAGATGTGGAAAGTCTGGAAAACGGTACAGGCGCCATGCTCCTGCACACTCATGAGCTGTCAAAAGAACTGCAGGAGGACGCTGACAAAACGATTGGGAAGCCCCTGCACTTTTACAGCCTTTCACTTTTTGAGGAGATGGTGGATGACAAATACCTGAAAGGGGAACTCACCTGTGCAGGATATCTGGACATATTCAAAAAACATTTTCCAAAACTGAGAATGACAACCCACGGAAGCGGCATCAACTATTTTATCATGACAGAGAAAGCTTTTAAGAGCCTGGAGTTTAAGGAAAAGATTTTCGGTATACAGATTGAGGTGGACAGGCAGAAGGAGCCTCTGGTCAAACAGGAACTTACGCAGATCATACAGCAGGAAAACCGGACCAGAAGTGAAGCGCACTATATCTATATGAACAGTAAATCAGATGCTCTCCGGGACGCTTCCTCCTATATCCGGGCAAGCAGGATCATTATGGGGGCATTGAGTGTTCTTCTGGTGGTCATGGGAATCACCAATTACTTTAACACACTGTACACAAGCCTTTCAGCCAGGCAAAAAGAGCTGGCCGTTATGGAGAGTGTGGGAATGACTGGAAAACAACTGGGCAGGCTGGTGGTTTTGGAAGGGGCATTTTACGGACTGAGCGTGATCGGGATTCTGCTGACATTTGGTTCCGCAGTTCTCTGGATCCTTGGAAAAGCCATAAAACAGAACTTGCTTTACTTTAAATTTTATTATCCCTGGGCATGGATGGGGGGAATCGCTGTGTGTCTGTTCCTTATCTGCGTATTGACTGCAGCATGCATATACAGGCGGATGACAGAAAAAAGCATAACAGAACGCCTGCGGAGGTATGCGGACTGA
- a CDS encoding ABC transporter ATP-binding protein, translated as MEVLRTRGLEKIYKTGEFVVRALDGVDMDIREGEFISIIGSSGSGKTTLLNMLGGLDYPTTGSVIVRGYELAAMDHDELTVFRRRNIGFVFQNYNLVSVLDVYENIVLPLKLDGVKINREFVDRIIHSLGLDEKIRQMPGTLSGGQQQRVAIARALVTKPAIILADEPTGNLDSKTGLEVIGLMKTMAQEYSQTIVIVTHNEEIAQMTDRMIRIEDGRICRRED; from the coding sequence ATGGAAGTTTTAAGGACAAGGGGCCTTGAAAAGATTTACAAAACAGGGGAGTTTGTGGTCCGGGCACTGGACGGCGTGGATATGGATATCAGGGAAGGAGAATTTATTTCCATTATAGGTTCATCGGGAAGTGGGAAGACAACTCTTCTAAACATGCTGGGCGGGCTGGATTATCCCACAACAGGCAGTGTGATCGTCAGAGGTTACGAGCTGGCAGCCATGGACCATGATGAGCTAACCGTATTCAGACGCAGGAATATCGGATTTGTGTTCCAGAATTATAATCTGGTTTCCGTGCTGGATGTATACGAAAATATTGTCCTTCCGCTGAAACTGGACGGAGTAAAGATCAACCGGGAATTTGTAGACAGGATCATCCACTCCCTGGGCCTGGATGAGAAGATCCGCCAGATGCCGGGCACCCTTTCCGGCGGACAGCAGCAGCGTGTGGCCATAGCCAGGGCGCTGGTGACAAAACCCGCTATTATCCTGGCAGATGAACCCACCGGAAACCTGGATTCCAAAACCGGACTAGAGGTGATCGGCCTTATGAAGACCATGGCCCAGGAGTATTCCCAGACCATAGTCATTGTCACCCACAATGAGGAGATCGCCCAGATGACAGACCGGATGATCCGGATTGAGGACGGGCGTATCTGCAGGAGGGAGGACTGA
- a CDS encoding DctP family TRAP transporter solute-binding subunit, translating to MKARVLSLLLAGAVMTGLLTGCGGAENVEASGETGNGYHKIELVMAVNGTDIQIDSRVADKFAELVEEASDGNVTIAVYPNDQLAGGNSTKGIEMIAGGGVDLAAYATCVMAVIDEQLSVATIPWVFDDYKHAREIIDSTGGEYYAERLEAKGITYLGSFHNGFRQITNSKREVRTPEDVKRLKIRVPGSEVYMKFFKTLGADPVAMSWSEVFTAIQQGTIDGQENGICITESAKMDEIQDYLTLWNYTYENDLFVANTEIWESLEQKTRELLQEKAREACEWGRDTVEEEEAAIVEEFKSEGMTVTELNAEEMDAFKDEISGVKQEFIDKYGEKACKAFRIESE from the coding sequence ATGAAAGCTAGGGTGTTAAGCCTGCTGTTGGCCGGGGCCGTTATGACAGGGCTGCTTACGGGGTGCGGCGGCGCTGAGAATGTGGAGGCTTCAGGGGAAACCGGGAATGGTTATCATAAGATCGAACTGGTCATGGCAGTGAATGGAACGGACATTCAGATTGACTCCAGAGTAGCAGACAAATTTGCGGAGCTGGTGGAGGAAGCATCCGATGGAAATGTGACCATTGCTGTGTATCCCAATGACCAGCTCGCCGGAGGAAACTCTACAAAGGGAATTGAGATGATAGCAGGCGGGGGAGTGGACCTGGCAGCCTACGCTACATGTGTTATGGCAGTGATAGACGAGCAGTTATCTGTGGCAACCATTCCATGGGTATTTGATGATTACAAACATGCAAGAGAGATCATTGACAGTACCGGCGGCGAGTATTACGCAGAGCGTCTGGAGGCAAAAGGAATCACCTATCTGGGTTCTTTCCACAATGGTTTCCGCCAGATCACAAACAGCAAACGTGAGGTGCGTACACCGGAAGATGTAAAGAGACTGAAAATCCGTGTGCCGGGCAGTGAAGTCTATATGAAGTTCTTCAAAACTTTAGGCGCTGACCCGGTGGCAATGAGCTGGAGCGAGGTCTTCACAGCCATCCAGCAGGGAACCATCGACGGACAGGAAAACGGCATCTGTATCACGGAATCTGCCAAGATGGATGAGATTCAGGACTATCTCACATTGTGGAATTATACATATGAAAACGATTTATTTGTAGCAAACACGGAGATCTGGGAATCTCTGGAGCAGAAGACAAGGGAACTACTTCAGGAAAAGGCAAGAGAAGCATGTGAGTGGGGAAGAGATACGGTGGAGGAAGAAGAGGCAGCCATTGTGGAAGAGTTCAAATCCGAGGGCATGACGGTAACAGAATTAAACGCAGAAGAAATGGATGCCTTTAAGGATGAGATCAGCGGTGTAAAACAAGAATTTATTGACAAATACGGCGAGAAGGCCTGTAAGGCTTTCCGGATAGAAAGCGAATAG
- a CDS encoding zf-HC2 domain-containing protein, whose product MKCDVVRDLLPSYADRLTSGESNREIDKHLKTCENCRQYYQEMTGEGPEILPKADVKDAALLAGMRKKRKRALLAAVIVILILAAGGLWTFIGYSVGSSKVLAEDVKLSYGRKEDTAYLEMEPRGGAFEFSSFTEKIQDSSGNIIGTRTRLKAQRFRKGWFVKGSMGWKNEIEGGDYICEWVLEFSDKTLTIRNGKLISEKDTTSLPQD is encoded by the coding sequence ATGAAATGTGATGTGGTGCGGGACCTTCTGCCTTCCTATGCAGACAGGCTGACCAGTGGGGAGAGCAACAGGGAAATCGATAAACATTTAAAGACATGTGAGAATTGCAGACAGTATTATCAGGAAATGACAGGGGAAGGCCCGGAAATCCTGCCAAAAGCAGATGTGAAAGACGCGGCTTTACTTGCGGGAATGAGGAAAAAGAGAAAGCGGGCACTGCTTGCTGCAGTTATCGTTATTTTGATTCTGGCGGCAGGCGGGCTGTGGACTTTCATAGGATACAGCGTGGGGAGCAGCAAAGTCCTGGCTGAGGATGTAAAACTGTCCTATGGCCGGAAGGAAGACACGGCTTATCTGGAGATGGAACCAAGAGGAGGAGCGTTTGAATTCAGCAGCTTCACCGAAAAAATACAGGACAGCAGCGGAAATATTATCGGTACGCGTACCCGCCTGAAGGCGCAGCGCTTTAGAAAAGGCTGGTTTGTAAAAGGCAGCATGGGCTGGAAAAACGAGATAGAGGGTGGAGATTATATCTGTGAATGGGTTCTGGAATTTTCCGATAAGACCCTTACGATCAGAAACGGAAAGCTGATCAGTGAAAAAGACACAACGTCTTTACCTCAGGATTGA
- a CDS encoding sensor histidine kinase, producing the protein MKKYLYYTAGILSAAAGVLASIITADAGYLFLTVLFLCCSIPVFSGIRKKYENDLIQISDILEQLIQGKGSPVITENADSLASKLQAQTVRIHAMVTKYNEKLLEEQEEVRRFLSEIAHQIRTPLTNMETYLDLLREQDLTKEEQNICICAVEQSERKIKFLTESFISASRMEHRIIQIRKEKQDLRETIAKAIFQVRKKAQVKHMEITLDCPAALSLSHDRNWISEAVANLLDNSIKYSPASSEIIVRAVKNEMFTQIEVRDFGMGIPDDENRIFRRFYRGSNVKNQEGFGIGLYITREIVKRHEGFLKVKKELDGTSISIYLPC; encoded by the coding sequence ATGAAAAAGTATTTATATTACACAGCAGGAATCCTCTCCGCCGCTGCGGGGGTCCTGGCCTCCATCATAACCGCCGACGCAGGATATTTGTTTCTGACAGTTCTTTTTCTCTGCTGCTCTATACCGGTATTTTCAGGGATAAGGAAGAAATATGAGAATGACCTGATACAGATCTCTGATATTCTGGAGCAGCTGATCCAGGGAAAGGGCAGTCCGGTCATAACGGAAAACGCTGACAGCCTGGCATCAAAGCTTCAGGCGCAGACTGTCAGGATCCATGCCATGGTGACAAAGTACAATGAAAAACTTTTGGAAGAGCAGGAGGAGGTCCGCCGATTTCTCTCCGAAATCGCCCATCAGATCAGAACGCCGCTTACAAATATGGAGACTTATCTTGATCTTCTGCGGGAGCAGGACTTGACAAAAGAGGAGCAGAACATCTGCATTTGTGCGGTGGAGCAGTCAGAACGGAAAATAAAATTTCTGACAGAGAGCTTCATTTCCGCGTCCCGTATGGAACACCGCATTATCCAGATCAGAAAAGAGAAGCAGGATCTCAGGGAGACCATAGCAAAGGCTATTTTCCAGGTAAGGAAAAAAGCCCAGGTAAAACACATGGAAATAACCCTGGACTGCCCGGCAGCCCTGTCCCTTTCTCATGACAGAAACTGGATCTCCGAGGCAGTGGCAAACCTGCTGGACAACAGCATAAAATATTCCCCTGCGTCTTCCGAAATCATTGTCCGGGCAGTAAAAAATGAGATGTTCACCCAGATTGAGGTCCGCGACTTCGGTATGGGCATCCCCGATGATGAGAACCGGATCTTCCGCCGCTTTTACAGGGGAAGTAATGTGAAAAACCAGGAGGGATTTGGTATCGGCCTGTATATTACAAGAGAAATTGTGAAGAGGCATGAAGGTTTTTTAAAGGTGAAAAAGGAGCTGGACGGAACTTCCATTTCCATTTATCTTCCCTGTTAG
- a CDS encoding DUF2975 domain-containing protein has product MKQTEMSKYLKIITAGTGILFLVLVVWFLPSVLKQMLAGQAGNAVYWGTCIFIWITAVPCLFCLVKFWGVCSRIGENRSFCRENAEALKQMSHYTLADSVLYAFFLAVFCILGWYSFGIGYLFGIVLILFICITLTVLCAALSHLVYNASQMQEDRDLTI; this is encoded by the coding sequence ATGAAGCAAACAGAGATGTCAAAGTATTTAAAAATAATAACAGCAGGAACAGGGATTCTATTTTTGGTTCTGGTAGTATGGTTTCTGCCTTCCGTATTGAAACAAATGCTGGCAGGGCAGGCGGGAAATGCCGTATACTGGGGCACTTGTATCTTTATCTGGATAACCGCAGTGCCTTGTCTGTTTTGCCTGGTCAAATTCTGGGGTGTCTGCAGCAGAATCGGGGAGAACAGGTCTTTTTGCAGGGAAAATGCAGAGGCGCTGAAGCAGATGAGCCATTATACCCTTGCTGATAGTGTGCTGTATGCTTTTTTTCTGGCAGTATTCTGTATACTGGGGTGGTACTCCTTTGGAATCGGATATTTATTCGGCATTGTTTTGATCTTGTTTATTTGTATTACACTTACCGTCCTGTGCGCTGCCCTGTCTCATTTGGTCTATAATGCGAGCCAAATGCAGGAAGACCGGGATTTGACCATATAG
- a CDS encoding DUF4153 domain-containing protein gives MNRDDKMPADSKSGLPCESAPIFEEDKWRKAEPVDADRKDKCFAWLYLLVGYGFVYTFTSMNFGRHLVFFTIAYAAVVLAYVFLKGGRPGKESWFWLVIMLGIGVPYAFWSAMPFLQIPMLIVCAAYWTLIISGSLLEKDKTSQWVVFDGWNALLWVPFGNFDCGFRIVTGLHADHEESGDELEKRGRGKDIRYVLLGVVIAVPVLFIVLPLLSSADEGFQKMMQNSGLYIQDHLLYTIARMILSLPVAAYLFGLIYGGIHKRNTDRMDKESLRETWRSIQIVPTTAITTAMLIVCAIYLLFIGLQGKYLFSAFAGIRPENFTYAEYARRGFFELCQTAALNLVLLLGANLFAGKKNTNSAVLRWLNVLLSVLTLLLILTAMSKMVLYITAFGFTIKRVLTMVFMIWMVLVFTLVILRQWREFPMVRICVIAGAVLYCSLCVLPVERMVDSYDQRYFPEQLWE, from the coding sequence ATGAATAGGGATGATAAAATGCCGGCAGACAGCAAGAGCGGTCTGCCCTGTGAAAGTGCGCCCATTTTTGAGGAGGATAAATGGAGAAAGGCAGAACCGGTAGATGCGGACAGAAAAGACAAGTGCTTTGCCTGGCTGTATCTGCTTGTTGGATATGGTTTTGTATACACATTTACCAGTATGAATTTTGGAAGACACCTGGTTTTCTTTACAATAGCATATGCGGCTGTTGTGCTTGCCTATGTATTTCTGAAAGGCGGGCGGCCGGGAAAGGAGAGCTGGTTCTGGCTGGTCATAATGCTAGGCATTGGGGTGCCCTACGCGTTCTGGAGTGCCATGCCCTTTCTGCAGATACCCATGCTGATCGTATGTGCGGCATACTGGACGCTGATCATATCCGGCAGCCTTCTGGAAAAGGATAAGACATCCCAGTGGGTGGTGTTCGATGGATGGAATGCACTTTTGTGGGTGCCCTTTGGAAATTTTGACTGTGGTTTTAGGATTGTAACAGGGCTTCATGCAGACCATGAGGAAAGTGGGGATGAGCTGGAGAAAAGGGGCAGAGGAAAGGATATTAGATATGTCCTGCTGGGTGTGGTCATTGCTGTTCCGGTTCTGTTTATTGTGCTTCCTCTGCTGTCCAGTGCGGATGAAGGGTTTCAGAAAATGATGCAGAACAGCGGACTGTATATACAGGATCATCTCCTGTATACTATTGCCAGAATGATACTGTCCCTGCCTGTTGCGGCATATTTGTTCGGCCTGATTTACGGGGGTATTCATAAGCGGAACACAGACAGGATGGATAAAGAATCACTCAGAGAGACCTGGCGTTCCATCCAAATAGTACCCACGACAGCCATTACCACGGCTATGCTGATCGTATGTGCCATTTACCTGCTGTTCATAGGGCTGCAGGGAAAGTATCTGTTTTCCGCCTTTGCAGGTATCCGTCCTGAAAATTTCACCTACGCGGAATATGCCAGAAGAGGATTTTTTGAACTGTGCCAGACCGCCGCGCTGAATCTGGTCCTTCTCCTGGGCGCAAACCTGTTTGCCGGAAAGAAAAATACGAACAGCGCCGTACTGCGGTGGCTGAATGTCCTGCTCTCTGTTCTGACTCTGCTGCTTATTTTGACAGCTATGAGTAAAATGGTTCTTTATATCACTGCTTTTGGATTTACCATAAAAAGGGTACTGACCATGGTATTTATGATTTGGATGGTACTTGTGTTTACCCTGGTCATCCTTCGCCAGTGGAGGGAGTTTCCTATGGTACGGATCTGCGTCATAGCGGGAGCTGTTTTATACTGTTCCCTTTGTGTGCTTCCGGTTGAACGTATGGTGGATTCTTATGATCAGAGGTATTTCCCCGAACAATTATGGGAGTAG
- a CDS encoding RNA polymerase sigma factor gives MQDMEWIYTKYAVQVYKYLFSLCRNPHTAEELTQETFFRALKSIDSFRGDCRLYVWLCQIAKNLWIREQKQVQRVEGEEPGEEIPSKALQPDEEVIARDERMYLYKRLHQLPEPVREVMYLRISGDFSFREIGEILGRDENWARVTFYRGKQKIREENRHEM, from the coding sequence ATGCAGGATATGGAGTGGATCTACACAAAATATGCTGTCCAGGTATACAAGTACCTGTTCAGCCTCTGCCGTAATCCTCACACAGCGGAAGAACTGACACAGGAGACATTTTTCAGGGCTTTGAAATCCATTGACAGCTTTCGGGGCGACTGCAGGCTTTATGTCTGGCTCTGCCAGATCGCAAAGAATCTCTGGATCAGAGAGCAAAAGCAGGTGCAGAGGGTAGAGGGGGAGGAACCGGGAGAGGAAATCCCGTCAAAAGCCCTGCAGCCCGATGAGGAAGTGATAGCCAGGGATGAAAGAATGTACCTGTATAAGAGGCTGCATCAGCTTCCGGAACCTGTCCGCGAGGTTATGTATCTCAGGATCAGCGGTGATTTCAGTTTCCGGGAGATCGGGGAGATACTGGGCAGAGATGAGAACTGGGCACGGGTGACATTTTACCGCGGCAAGCAGAAAATCAGAGAGGAGAACAGGCATGAAATGTGA
- a CDS encoding helix-turn-helix domain-containing protein: MAIIINIDVMLAKRKMSVTELSERVGITMANISVLKNGKAKAIKISTLNSICKALDCQPGDILEYVEDKAD; this comes from the coding sequence ATGGCGATTATCATTAATATAGATGTTATGCTTGCTAAGCGGAAAATGAGCGTCACGGAACTGTCTGAGCGTGTGGGGATCACAATGGCTAATATCTCCGTATTAAAAAACGGGAAAGCCAAGGCCATTAAGATCAGTACACTAAACAGTATATGCAAAGCTCTGGATTGCCAGCCCGGGGATATCCTGGAGTATGTGGAGGATAAGGCAGACTAA